TACCGCATTTAATTGCTGAAATTGCGGTGACAAAGCGGTAAAATCGATCGCTTCTGTGCTGCAGCCCGGAGTGTTATCTTTGGGATAAAAATATAAGACCAACCATTGACCGGCAAAATCTGCTAATTTGCTAATTTCCCCCCTTTGGTTGGGGGTGGCAAATTCGGGGGCTTTTTGTCCAACTTCTAGGGTCATTTTTAGGAGTGCAAAGGCAAGAGTAAGAAAGGAGCGAGGGAGAGGGAAAGCAAGAGCCAGACTTGATAGTTAAATCTGGGCAGTTCGGGTTTTTCTGACTCGACTAACGCTTCAATTCTCTCTAATAAACGATTATTTAAGGAATGATCATTGAGAGCGACACAGCAACTATCGGAGAAACTTATTTCCGCCACTTGATTAACTTTTTCTGCCACTAAAAGTAGGGATTCAGCTAATAGTAAATAATCCACTTTTCTGGAAGCGTACTTATCGGCGCGTAATTCCCGCAAGAAGACCAATTCTGACCATAAATTCTCACTATTGGGCAGCCAAGAAGACATTGATCGCAGCCAACCTAACCAGAAAAACCAGAAAGTGTCATGATATTCTTGATGAGCTTGTTCGTGGGCTAAAACTGCCTGTAAATGTTCTTTATCTAAGAGATTTAATAATCCTTGGGTTACAATTAATTCCGACTTCCAGAAGCCAACTCTGGCACTGTAGGGAAAATCCACCGCTAAAACTCTCGCCTTCTGAGCGGTGATTTTTTTGAGGGGATAACTGCTAAAATCCCGATGGGTTTGCCAAGTTTGATAGGAGAGTTTTATCAAACAAAATAGAGCAAAAACTAGCCAAATTATAGCACTAAAGTAACTAATTAAACTGGAGTTATAGCCCAACATTTGCCCCCGATAGCCCATACAAACCACCGATATAACTGTCATTAACAGGAGCAAAGGCGGAAAGAGAAAGAAAAATAGCGTTATCTGCCAACGACGCTGATAGCTAGGCAGAAACCAACGTAAACCAATGGCGATAGTTAATGCTAGTAATAACATTGAACCGTGCATTAGCTTTCTCTCCGTTGTTGACGCAGGGTATCTAAACGAGAGGCGATCGCTTTTAATTGTTCGACACTAGCAGTATCGAGACTATCGGCAAAAGAAGCCACCACATCGGCATTACCAATAGCCAAAAAACGATGTAATTGTTCGTAGGCTTTAATTGCTTGTGCTTGTTCCTTAGAAACCATCGGTTTCCAGTAGAAAATCCGACCCTGTTTATAACAACTTAACCAGCCTTTATTAGTTAAACGACGCAGTACCGTAGTCACCGAAGTATAGGCCAGATCCCTTTCCGGATCCGCTAAAATGCGATCATGGACATCCTTAACGCTAACGGGTTCCAATTCCCAGACAATATTGAGAATTTCCGCTTCTAGGGGGCCCAGGGATAACTGTTTTGGTTGATAGGTCGGCAATTGAGCCATAGTTACACAGAAATGAAGATTACTTTCCTGATCATAGCGGCGGATGTCGATCGCCTGATAAAATAGCAACGATCTTTTATATTATCTTTATGTCCACCGAAACTAATTTAACCACGACTACGGGCGCTGATGCCATTGATGTGGCGATCGCTAATGGTATTGATTTTGATGGTTCCCCGATTCCCCCAGCAAAATTGGAACTTTATCACCGGGTAATGGGTTTGGAAGCAGGACGACAAAGAAGCGGGGTTTCTAACACGATGAGATCGCGAATTGTCCGCATCGGGGCCAAACATATCCCCCAAGAGGAATTAAATCAGCTGTTGTTAGCCGCCGATTTTGCCCCTCTCAAGGAGAAAGAAATCGCTTTTTACTATAGCGTTTCCTAAGCTAGTGAGGTACACATATTTTTCTTCCCTTTTGACTTTTGCCTCTTGCCTTTTGCCTAAAACCCATAACTTTTGTACCTCAGCAGACTGAAAAACGCTATATCTCAAGTAGTCAAATTTTTGCTCGCCATTTTTCGCCTAGACTGCTTGGGGTTGACCGGATTGTTGGGGAAATTAGGCAGGGAGTCTAGGTTTATCTAATGGTCAAGAGGATCGATAACCACTGATTCCGAGCCAGTAATGATACACTAGGCATGATTTAACTTCAGACCTCGATCGCAAAAGGAAATAAACATCGATGAAAGCCATGATTTTGGCGGCAGGCAAAGGAACTCGTGTCCGTCCGATTACCCATACGATCCCCAAACCCCTGATCCCGATTTTACAAAAGCCGGTGATGGAGTTTTTGTTGGAACTGTTGCGACAGCATGGCTTTGATCAGATCATGGTCAATGTCAGTCATTTAGCCGAAGAAATTGAGAGTTATTTCCGCGATGGTCAGCGTTTTGGGGTGCATATCGGCTATTCTTTTGAGGGTAGAATCGAAGATGGCGAGTTAATCGGTGATGCCCTGGGATCTGCGGGCGGTTTACGACGAATTCAAGATTTTAATCCCTTTTTTGACGATACTTTTGTGGTTCTCTGTGGTGATGCGCTGATCGATCTCGATTTAACCGCAGCCGTTAAATGGCATCGAGAAAAGGGAGCGCTCGCCACTATTGTCACCAAAACCGTCCCCAGAGAGGAAGTATCCAGTTATGGGGTGGTGGTTAGCGACGAGGAGGGAAGGATTCTCAGTTTCCAAGAAAAACCCGCCATCGATGAAGCTTTAAGTACCTGCATTAACACGGGTATCTATATTTTTGAGCCAGAAATCATTGATTTTATTCCCCCTAATAGTAAATACGACATCGGGGGCGAGTTATTCCCCCAATTAGTCGCTAAAGGTGCGCCTTTCTACGCTTTAAACATGGATTTTGAATGGGTTGATATCGGTAAAGTTCCCGACTACTGGCAGGCAATTCGCGGGGTGTTATCCAGGAAAATTAAAAATGTTGCTATCCCCGGCATCGAAGTTAAACCGGGCATCTACACGGGCTTAAATGTGGGGGTAAACTGGGATAAAGTCGATATCACCGGACCTGTGTATATCGGGGCAATGACACGCATTGAAGACGGGGCGAAAATTGTCGGTCCGAGTATGATTGGCCCAAATTGTTGGATTTGTGGCGGCGCGACGGTGGATAATAGCGTTATTTTTGAATATTCTCGCCTCGGTCCGGGGGCGCGTTTGGTGGATAAGTTGGTCTTTGGGCGCTATTGTGTTGATAAAACCGGCGCCGCGATCGATGTGGAAGCGGCTGCCTTGGATTGGTTGATTACTGATACCCGCAAGGTTCCCCCAGAATTTGATCACCCTAAACATCAGGCAATTCGTTCTTTATTCAATAGCAAGTAGGCAACACCGCAACAGGGAACTTTTTACTTTTTACTTGATCAGCTAAGAGGCATCTTAACCTCCTATCCTTAGATTAGCTGAATCTTTCTCAATCCCTTTACTGTTGCCTCTTGCCTCTTGTCTTTTGCCTCATCTCAACAAGCAATTTAATGCGCGGGCAGCTTATCATGTTTGATTCTCCTGTTGATCTTCTCATTCTCTCCAATGGTCCTGGAGAAATATCTACATGGGTGCGTCCAGTTGTCAAGAGATTGCGACAAAACTTAACAGAAGATCGATCGCGGTTGCGGATT
This portion of the Microcystis aeruginosa NIES-2549 genome encodes:
- a CDS encoding M56 family metallopeptidase; amino-acid sequence: MHGSMLLLALTIAIGLRWFLPSYQRRWQITLFFFLFPPLLLLMTVISVVCMGYRGQMLGYNSSLISYFSAIIWLVFALFCLIKLSYQTWQTHRDFSSYPLKKITAQKARVLAVDFPYSARVGFWKSELIVTQGLLNLLDKEHLQAVLAHEQAHQEYHDTFWFFWLGWLRSMSSWLPNSENLWSELVFLRELRADKYASRKVDYLLLAESLLLVAEKVNQVAEISFSDSCCVALNDHSLNNRLLERIEALVESEKPELPRFNYQVWLLLSLSLAPFLLLPLHS
- a CDS encoding BlaI/MecI/CopY family transcriptional regulator, yielding MLFYQAIDIRRYDQESNLHFCVTMAQLPTYQPKQLSLGPLEAEILNIVWELEPVSVKDVHDRILADPERDLAYTSVTTVLRRLTNKGWLSCYKQGRIFYWKPMVSKEQAQAIKAYEQLHRFLAIGNADVVASFADSLDTASVEQLKAIASRLDTLRQQRRES
- a CDS encoding DUF4090 family protein; translation: MSTETNLTTTTGADAIDVAIANGIDFDGSPIPPAKLELYHRVMGLEAGRQRSGVSNTMRSRIVRIGAKHIPQEELNQLLLAADFAPLKEKEIAFYYSVS
- a CDS encoding sugar phosphate nucleotidyltransferase produces the protein MKAMILAAGKGTRVRPITHTIPKPLIPILQKPVMEFLLELLRQHGFDQIMVNVSHLAEEIESYFRDGQRFGVHIGYSFEGRIEDGELIGDALGSAGGLRRIQDFNPFFDDTFVVLCGDALIDLDLTAAVKWHREKGALATIVTKTVPREEVSSYGVVVSDEEGRILSFQEKPAIDEALSTCINTGIYIFEPEIIDFIPPNSKYDIGGELFPQLVAKGAPFYALNMDFEWVDIGKVPDYWQAIRGVLSRKIKNVAIPGIEVKPGIYTGLNVGVNWDKVDITGPVYIGAMTRIEDGAKIVGPSMIGPNCWICGGATVDNSVIFEYSRLGPGARLVDKLVFGRYCVDKTGAAIDVEAAALDWLITDTRKVPPEFDHPKHQAIRSLFNSK